Below is a window of Arabidopsis thaliana chromosome 2, partial sequence DNA.
TTCCTTGAagaatttcagaaaaaaacaatcttaaaattttacaCGGGTGTATCACAACAATTGTTTATGTATTaatacaaattgttttaaaatcttttgagtTCATATAGTATTTTCTCACGCAAAAACAATCTTTATTTCCTATATCGTATTTTATGAAGGTTTTGTGTGGATTGAGTTTGTACGTTTGAACAAGACTTTATCAATAGGACTCCTTAATTTTAAGATTATCTGTTGAATCGCAAAAACTATATGAAAGCGTTAATGTACAAAAATCTCATTATTGTATCAATGGAACTTTGTTTAATTAGCAAGGTGTTGACCATTGACTAAGTTCCTTATTCAAAAGTTTTCAGATTGGAAAAAATCGTCGAAGGCTTTGGGTCAGAAGTcgcacagaaaaaaaaaaagatgaacaGAGATATTCGAAATGACATTATATTCAAGCtcttttagaaattaaaaaatgtaataaaattgGGGATTAGGTAATATGATAATAGTAGGAAGATGCCTAACACGTTCTAAGGCcattctaatatatattttgtcaaTGATCAAAGATGGGTACAGATGTTAGGTGAAACAAATCTTTacaatattagaaaatatgaATACATACGGAAAGAACAATTTTGATAAGTATTTGATTTATAAAAGTGAAATAGtcaatgataaaacaaaaaccaaatagtATAATCACTAAGTATTACCTATCAATttatttgaccaaaacaaaacatatttagGAGATCGGAAGAAAGAATTTAGAGAGGACTTCTAAAGGCGGTCTTGAGCGTGCCATGTTGATCTTTGATTATCATTATCGTGTCATCCTCATCCATTGGctaagaaaggaaaaaaaaactaagagattaggtatttttataaaaataaaagcttatTTTCACTGTCATGATCAAATTTGTTATTGTAATTACAACTACATATAAATTGAACATATTGTTCTGTTTAACCACGTTTGCAAATAATTACTTTTCTAAAGTAATTATTTTGTCCAGATCCATGACATTAGTGTTATTGTTAAGCTATGCACGTCAAAtgacaaaatattcaaattgaCCCTTAAACGGCTTCCTAGTACTGTTCACTACTGTAcatgaaatgaaatgatacTTTGGAAAAgagaagtaaataaatattaacaTAGGAAGGAAGGAGCTACATCtctactatttttattttataagcTAATCAGAGCATTCCATGTCATACCCCACTCTCACCTCTCGGGCGATTTCACAACCACTCTCACCAAACGCGTGTTGAGCGCGTGTATACGTTTTCTGTGGGTTCTAACCCACCAAATGGCTTGTTTTGAAACACACTCGCCTCTTTCAAAAAAAGCCTCGAGTGTGTGATTTCAgtgtttttctcctttaatTCCAATTCAAACCCAACCGAAATCaattgaatttttcaaaaccatgtaaaccgaaccgaaataaaaacacaaacgaCAAACTATTAATTGTCACTTCCACTATTGATCCAACTCCGACGAACCAGATTGATAATTTTGATTCGATTCCACACAGATAACATATAGTCCAAACCAAATGCAATTCACAAGAGAGCCAAATTATTACTCTATGTTCGAAGCTTTTTTAACTTGCCACaaatcaatttacaaaataagaaattgtGCTCAGAAATTTCAGAAGAATTCTCGATCATAACTTTATGCGGTGGTGGTGGCTGTGAATAGCCGACATAAGTTGCTACGGTGGGTCTCATAAGAAATTGATTGTGCGAATCAGTAGCTTATTGGGCTTTTGTATTAGGCCCATAAAATCGATCGGCCTTgaataaaaggaaaatgatttttgttattaggCCGAGCTTTTTCCTTGTGCTCTGCTTTTTTGTGTCATGTTTCTTTACTTGCTCTGTTTCGGGTgatctgttttattttctttgctaGCTGAACATAATTCTGATTGTTCTCCATTGTATTTTCCTATGTTTATGTGAAAGCAAAGAAACATTGGAAAATCACATTATGTGCTCATTGCTCATACTTCATCAACAGATTGTTTATCTATCGTCTCTTCCGTTTCGATCTCTGCGACTTGTGAGAGcacaagagagaaaaatggagaaaaaaaaaaggaagaagatgagacaCCACTCATAGGCTTATTCTGTCTGAAAACatgtagaagaaaaacaacactTCACATTGTCAAGTCCCAACTTCCAAGCCCGTTACAATAAAATTTGGCCCATTAGTTTTCGACCCAAACGGAAAAAGCTGGATTTATCCAGCAGCCGACATGGAAGTGACACTGCTTAATATTGAGATTagacacaaaaagaaacacttgATAGAGTTCTAATTCAAATATggaacaattaaaaaaaattctctgtACTACTCTCGGTCTCTAGTCTCCACAATCTCTTACGAAAGAATGATGTCACACTAGTTACTCTCTCCTCCAACGGTAGAGGAACTCTGTAACCTTCGACAAGAGGAAAAACCAACTCATAGACCTTGTTGTAGTACAGATGCATTTTAACATGCATGTTATTTTTCCAATTCTCAACAAGGATTAaaaattacttatttattcatatgacatatataaactaaatgaTACAGCATCCTTATTCAGTGCTGGTCCATGAATCTCGACCGATATTCATCCTTCATAAATGACGTCAACACACAGAAATATGttagtattttctttttttgcctTAAAAGTGGAaaccaaaatatctttaaacCTTTTATGAAATGGCGGTAAATCCAGTACGTTACCAGTCTGATCTGATGAAAAGACAGTTTTGCCCCTGACCACGAAttatttgaaacttttattaGCCCTGTCATATGGACTACTAGAAAGATGCAACTTTTAAAGAAGACGTATGTGTCCATTCACTTTTATATACTAATTCACATCCACAATTTGATCTGTCACACTTcatttattgtaaagatgcTGCAGGTGGTTTCCAATACCGTAAGCAAActaggaaaaatataaaaatgttgacTTTACAAAATTGGGATATTTATCTTTCTAGAAGAAATTTtaacaagtatatatatacgcTATGCATGTTGCCATACTCTTTAGTATAGTAGTACTAAATACATaaagagcaaacaaaaaaatatggaggaaacaaaaatgagtTTGCTTGATGATTCTTTTACAAGTGCAATGACACTTACCAATTCAGGTGTGCCTCAAGTCCCTGATCGCTACGTTCTTCCTCCTTCGCAAAGGCCAGCTCTTGGTTCAAGCTTAGGCACCAGCGAGACTACACTTCCTGTCAttgatctctctcttttgcaCCAACCTTTCCTTCGATCCCTCGCAATCCACGAGATTAGCATGGCCTGCAAggagtttggtttctttcagGTAAAATAAGTCATGCTTTATCACAAATCCAGcaagttttgtgtttatttcaTGCAAATTCAGTCCAAGCGTTTCCATGCTTAGTCACTAGAACTAACTCTGGAGTGAATTTATCACATCTACCAATCATACTTCGGGGATCTCTTAGAAAGACGGCTATTGTCTTCTTGCATTTATTTCATAAGGAATAAAGTCCCTGATCAGGGCAAACAacgaaagaaaagacaaaatccTCAATCTCAGTCTTAAATGAGAACACAAAATGCATGCATGCAATGTTTTCTCTACTCTGTACGACTGTACAGAACTAAGAGATAAAGGCCCTAACTTTTACTTCCCTACAGGTTATAAACCATGGAATACCATCATCAGTGGTTAACGATGCCTTAGATGCAGCAACACAGTTCTTCGACTTACCTGTGGAAGAGAAGATGCTTCTGGTGTCTGCAAACGTTCATGAGCCAGTCAGGTATGGCACAAGCCTTAACCATTCAACAGACAGAGTTCACTACTGGAGAGATTTCATCAAGCATTACTCTCATCCACTCTCAAAGTGGATCGATATGTGGCCATCAAATCCTCCATGCTACAAGTaagtaaaacatttttagGCCAGCTTCACTGTctcaatatatacaaaacctagctctcttttttaaaaagttgtaaCAAAGCTTTGAGTGAAAACTGATATTATTTTCTGATTCACACCTACCTTTCAGGGATAAAGTGGGCAAGTATGCAGAGGCAACACATTTGCTACACAAGCAGTTAATAGAAGCTATCTCAGAAAGCCTGGGACTGGAGAAAAATTACTTACaagaagagatagaagaaggCTCACAAGTCATGGCAGTGAATTGTTATCCAGCATGCCCGGAACCTGAAATGGCCTTGGGAATGCCACCACACTCAGACTTCAGCTCACTGACCATCTTACTTCAGAGTAGCAAGGGACTCCAGATAATGGACTGCAACAAAAACTGGGTTTGTGTGCCGTATATAGAAGGAGCTTTGATAGTTCAGCTGGGAGATCAGGTAGAGGTGATGAGCAACGGCATATACAAGAGCGTCATTCATCGTGTAACAGTGAACAAAGAAGTCAAAAGGCTATCTTTTGCAAGTCTTCACAGTCTACCTCTGCACAAGAAAATAAGTCCAGCACCAAAACTCGTCAACCCAAACAATGCACCAGCCTATGGAGAGTTTAGTTTCAACGATTTTCTGAACTACATCTCAAGCAACGATTTTATACAAGAAAGATTCATTGACACAATAAAGAAAAGCAGTTcctaaagatgatgatgatgatggccAAGAATTCAACAAGGCAATTTTCATGGCTCGTCTTTTGAATTATGGATATTGTAGTCCTTATGTGCATCCCTAATGTATCTACTCTATGCAACAATTATGAAAATGATCACAAAACTGTTTATATATCACATAAAAAGCTTAATGTAATGTCATAAGATTttcctttattatttttccccTAATGCCTTTCTCATTAgtatctctgtttcttgagatATTGGTGCTTCTAAATCAGCCATTGTTTGTTTAATCAGTATCAAAATGTAAGCTTTTGGATTTATAAGCACTCTAGTAGTTCATAATTTGAGCAGTAGCAACAAAAGTGCTTATATGAATCATTAAGAGACCTTTATTGAATCAGCTATACatcaatttgaaaatttgggaTAACAACAAAGTAGTCGCATTTACATCAAATTTGAGACAAAATAAGCAAAATTTTCAACAGTATATTCGAATTCTCACAAAGTAGAAACAACGTGAATGCTTTAGGAGTCCAATTAGAATAAATCCAAAGTCTATCGAATTTCTCAAAGCATGGGATCGATACTTAcatgaatcaacaaaatatcaCAAAGTATCCTCCGGAGACTAATCAACGTCGGGAGTAATTTTCCTTTAAACTCTCAAACTACGGCCTTGGCCTCTCGATTCCGGCGGCGACTTCTCGTCGCGAAggagctctgttttttttctagctgtctctgtttttttttttctattatccGGGATTATCGAGCgttggttatttattttaaccGTAGTTACTTTGTCATTTAccgtttgatttttttttttttggtcggctctctctttttacttagaaaaatcatataatttaacTCGTTCGTAAGAtattgttggaaaaaaatatataacgtGTAGCATAGGTCTTTAAACTGCTGTCaccaaatcaaaagataaaacgGAAATTATTTCAATTAAAGAGATTGTTTTGTTGACGAAGAAGATATTAGAGATGTCactatttattattaattcaaTTTACTTGCTAaacatgaatatattttacgaATTTTAGTGTAATACTTTTTGTAACTCTTTTTGAAACTCATCTATATATTgcgtatatatttttttgaactttcctaaattttcttgaatattattataaatgaaattatacaaatacattttttttttaattatacaaATACATTTCGACTGATAGTATTCATCAAAGTAATCAGTAACCTACGTACTTACCAAACGCTAAGATATTAACAGCCTGTTTGCGGTTAAAAAAATGGCTTCGACATATATACAACATCcttaagagaagaaaaaattacacTCGACATAATTAATAACTACTgtttatagaaacaaaattttggcaGAAAAATATAGACATAGCGCAAAATGCTAATGCCAAATACCAATGTTagcaaattcaaaatttcacttttaaaataaatatttatcagacgaaacaaacaagaaatgtAAATGGCAAAGAATATTTATACGTAGGTTTAGATCCTTCCTTTTTTAAACGCAGTTTACTACTTCGAACAATATCAGCAATACAATATGATAAAATCAAgcactttttcaaaatttggcTGATAccttatatatctatataacaATAGCTCTGATCTTGCAAAATTTGTTACTAcatgaaaatttattaattccCACACATCGTgtagtaagaaaacaaaaacaaacaaccaagcaaaaccaataacaaaaaacataattagctGTTAAGTTTCATTCTCACAAATCAGTTTTTCGGCAAAGACTAGTATAAATACAAGAGGATTCATAAACTAAAACATCTACCAtgagagaaaaattaaaacaattgaAATATGAGTTCCAAATTCCGAAAACAAACCCTTAAAATCCTTGCATTTAAATTCACACtcaatctaaaacaaaactcttgtGTTCTTCACTTTGCAAAccattaaaataattataacttaaaatcattttggtGTAAAAAGGATCATATatttagattcaaaaaaaaaaaggatcatatatttatgaacagaattttttttttaaaacaatttaaaaacgAACAAATCAATGAATCCCAAtgtacatattttttaaaaaaaaatcttggcAAAAAAATAGCCATTGCGCAAACTGCAAATGACATATCAgagtttcattcttttttaatcaaccatttatttctctaaatttgGCTTACCTTGGTATAAGACTAGCTCTGATCACTTGGTCTTGCAATGTAAACTACATgcaaaattattaattcacACACGTACGGGTGTAGTAAGGacagaaaagaaacaaaaaaaattaaagatagtTATCTGTACATTGCGTACTCAAATTCagagtaaaataaataaaggacgattaaactaaaaaatttggataagagtgaaaaaaaataaaattaaaatctttagtTCCAAATTAcgcaagagaaaaagaataaaaacccTTAAACTccttgaattttaaatttgctaaaacaaaactattgctttttttcactttgcaaaacataaatatcacATTGTATAGAACATAAAATCATAATGGCGTAAAAAAGATCATATATAAACGAAGgaacattaaaagaaaaaacaaatcaataggATGAAGTTTGTTGAAGCTAAGATGCGAAATCTCCAGCTCGGAATTGAATATATATCTGCATTTGAGCAAGAGTAGTGTCTAAGTACGTACGTACCTACATGCATTCggtgtatataaatatatatactagtcTTGATCATCCATTTTCAAGatatatgaataatttatAAGTGCAAGGAAATCAGCAGGCGAGCATGAAACTATCTCGGTTTCAACGGCGCATAGTACACAAGTTGAACAAAATCAGCTCTTGTTATATAAttagtataaaatataaatacatgaATGCGTTTTGGCAACATTATGCGTCATTCCACCAATAGAGTTGTTATAAGCATACAAGgtcaacaaaatattttaaagactttttcagttttttgtattcatatgtttttatttatagtttaGCCCATTTGCCACGGGAAATCTGGTTCCATACTTGCATGgtatattttatgatattacACACAAAACCGGATAAAGATTTTACAACTTGTTTCgcttttatttaatatttttgtttgtttctttacatAGGAAATATAACTCTAATTGAACTACTTTACATAACTATTAATACATCCTACTTCGCgttttaaattgttaatgCTATATACAAAGAACCAACCAAAGGCGGTTCGAGGGGAGACGTAAGAGACAGTACAAGTTTCGTCtattttggtaaagaaaatcatatatacacaGTTTTTGTCGCTTTGTAGACACTAGACAGAACTTTATAACATGCAAAAGTGAGTATTTAATGTATTTGACACAGGCACCGTATATAGTAgattctatttattttgttatgttttagAATCTTCCCAAAACAGGAAACAACGTACGATACGATAGTTTTGCGAATACCACTGTCCTGAGGCAAGTACACTGGTCATACTGGTcatatttaattactttaaCATATACGGAGTATCATAAGTAAAAGTTAGCAATACATGGTCAGAGAATATTAATACTCGTAGCGATCAAATCCTTTGAACTCTGCTTTATTTCAGAGCTCCTAAAAGTATATCCTTATCCACTCTGTTTCATGCATGACGAGAAGCGTTATTTGACACAAGACAATGCgccaattttattttattttttttctttgtataagCAAAGGATTTTAGCCTAATTTTACACTGATCTTTTGAAATATGCatgtgaaaaaatcaaattatattattacaacgtttatgatgatgaaacgtaataaataaattgaaaggAATCAAACTCTAATATAAACTCTTCAAATAGATTTCAATGACTTTTCagcaaaaataaattcttaatAAGGGCTATCATGTTCATGCATGAAATGTTCCATACAAGATTAacggtttttggttttcattaaCTAAAAGACTCAATGTTTATGAAAAAGTGCTAACAATATTATTAGTTGTCGACAAACGcttcaaatttgaatattaaatCGTTGGTGGTCATCATGAGATGTACCATGtagtttgttaattttgaGATATATAGCGTTAACTCGCTTTCACATTTTCGACTCctatttgaaacaaaatcatatacgGGTAGACatatttatggttttagtCGAGTAATTTCCGCCGACTATTTTACCCCAAAATTAGACGAGCATTGGTTCAGatctttttttagaaaaatgaaagctAAATATTAGTTCTACACTTTTGTATCTAGTTCATGGTTCATGATATCGTAATATTCGTAAATATAGTGGCGCATCATGCAACGAATCCACCGCTTCTTATTAATGAACTTTTAATCCACCGTTTGTTacaattttaaagagtaataTATTGGTGCATACATGGACATTAATCAAATAGCCAGCTGTTATGATTCAGTTGGGCTAAACTTAAGAAAGAAATGATCAAGTGGGCTACAAATAATCGATGGGAGCCCAAAAGCTTGTTCACCTTTTGTTTTCAGAGGGGATCCAATTGATTTCTCACTCGTAAATATCCAAGAGAGTtgtatttaaaacaaaaacaaattaccaattcttttttttttgaaatataaaattcattaataaacaaagaaaatatacttACAAGACGTTTAGACATTTTTGAACAGAAAACTGGGCCAGTAAAAGCTGGAAATTTTaagcaaaaacagagtattttagaaaaagagccaaaacaaaaaaaagagagctaAAGGTCAGCTATAAGTGAGAGATCAAAAGCAAATTACCgattcaaaagaaagattatttCAGTTTTGAACTTGAGTAAACCAAGCATAAAGCTGTTTTAGTCTATATCATTCAATATGGTTTTATCTCTCAGTTTGATCTTCTTATTAGGTCGAACTTGTGATGAAACCCTTTAGCTTGTTCATAAACATATCTGACTGCAGTATGTTTGACAATTGACATGACAACAAAATATGTCTGTtcacaataaaaatatgttcCAAAGGCTGGTTATCTTCGAGGGAGCAACAAGTGTGATATCAAGTATGTTTATTTCTGAATGTAGCTTCCCAAGGTTATGGAACTGCTCGGGCTTAGATCTTATCTTACCAAAGTAGAATTTCCTCAGAGGGTTTTGGTGCTGGACTGGGGTTTATACTTGTTAATGATTGTATATCCACTTTCTCACTATCAAACTTTGGCTAAGCTAATATAGACATCAGTATTTAAAAACATCTgcttaaacttaaaaaaaaaataaaaataaaaaactataacCTTTATCTCTTCTCATAGTTTCTTGCTAATTTAACTGCTGATTTTAAAATCAGTTAAAACAAATTCGATACAATGCGAAACCAATACGCTcaaattctttgtttggtGATTATTGAGTAATGAGTTATGAGATTGATTTGTAGTGGACGGTGGCTACATTAATTATATAGAACAAAATAGTTctaattgaaaattaaaagtacGATTTGAATGATAATTGATGGACTTTGGTCAGATACAAAAGACGGCTGGATTTGGACCAGCTCTGTAGACTGATGTGGTCATATGATTGcaatacttttttatttatttgattaaataataaattcacAAATGTGGGACTCGTACGGATCTGTGGAAAGTATATACATGTATTAGtatcaacatttttttatataataccATGCTATTGCTATCAAATATATACCATTATTCCATTctaatatttcatattttgatgGCATTAGAATAGTATTTTAGTAATAATGTTGATACTAATACAACGAAAACTACGTTGCACTTTTCAAAACATCTTGATTCAACTAGTCATTGtcttcattttcatatcttttCTTGCATTTAATCAAATTGTGAACTGGTTTCCATCATCAATCAAGTAACATATCATCAGCATttattacttaaaaatatattcacatataaggaaaatatttttgcaaTTAATTGGcattacaaaagaaagaaaaaaatatatcatgtaATCATTTGAGActaaaggaaataaaataaatatatactatatcaAAGGCAATAATTTAAGTGGTTGGtgaaatgatatataaaaagaaaatagtcaacaagaaaaagaatatgagGAAAGTGGAAACTTTGTTTTTCAACAATTCACCTTTGTTGTTTGTGTCTACTTGGGAAAAACTCTATTAAGTATTAAAACAATCCAAGAAACACAGCCCCAAACGAACTTTTTTAATGATAATTGTTAGATATTCGGTTCAAAGATTTTAtacaaaacttgaaaacataTCTTGCAAGTTTCTTGGCATAGTTCGTTTTGAATGTAAATGCATTTTTCATTCGCTGAAGAGTATCAATGATTGATAATATACGAGGGAAGTGTAATGATTAGAAAGCTGTATATGTTTTTAGGCTTATTTTTAAAAGGAGAGTAACATAGAAAACTACTTAAAGGCGACTGactcacacaaaaaaaaaactaaattcatttttttttcaatcaacCATGTTAGTTTGTTAGAAACTTAAGTTTAGGTCTTAGTTTAACAAACGCACGAAATTTCGATAACATTAGATGTTTTAGATATTGTTGTACCATTTACAAAAACTCCTATTATTACTTTGTAAAgtaaaatccaaaagaatcatttacaattaaaaaattccgaaaaattaaaacttgaGATAGTACAAGAGAACTATTGAGGCCAACTGGgacatggaagaagaagcttctttatTACCCAATTAAGTAAATATCCCAAACAATTCCATTTTGCATGTAAACTTAATGTCACTATTCCCTAAATTAAATTACACAAAATTGCAGTGTATGTTATGATGATTGTTTGATACTTTATTCCCTCCTAGATATTATCTTAAAGATCAACCTTTGTGTTGAGTAATTTCGTTGTATAGGCTTGTGGAATATATACTTCAATTCTTATCAGACCATAGAGTCAGATCATTTCCACGAATCCTTATAGAAACATTTAGTTATGAAATAAAACACATCCGAAATAACTAGCTAttagatataagaaaaaatttaaaaatattattgctCATCAcagattttggaaaaatatatattcatctaATCATGTTAATAGTCGCCATATATATACGCACATTATTGTTAAATTGAACAATCTTTgtaaaattatgtttgttttgaatattctTATAAACATAGAGAAAATTGCATATTATCTGTTTGTAATGAAAcgtatatttattatatatagaccGATATACAATAAAGTAGCTAGTAATAGTATTGAACAACAATTGATCACCAAAAGAAAGTTGTTAGCTGGCTTCTGATGGTTTAACGGCTCAGTTATGACTTATTCGAGCTGCACCAGATACTGTTAGCTTGCTTTAgtcgactttttttttttttttaacaaacaaatgaaaatagtcGTTAAGAAGGACTTCATTGTTAGCTACTAACATACATTCATTCATTTGGGTTATATTATGCATGTAGAAAACTCATATGATAAAATGTGCCGAATCGAGCCTAACAAACAGGGGACATGGCAGtaaatatagttataaattttcttacacCCTATTACAGAGAAAggtgaattttgttttttttgtcacagtgaaatttgtttatatattgaaatatttatacatgCATAAACTATAAACTATAGTTATAAGTGTAATTGTCTCTCTTTgccctttttctttatttcaagAATGGTAGCTTAAGTATATAAGTTTTActtgtaaataagttttggTAGTATATAGAAGAATCCGAGTAGAAAACTCATACTAAGTACTATAGAGCATGAGAAATAAGAAATTCATAATGTAGTTTATCGTATGAGTTGACTGGATGATAGATACCATAAATATATTAAGTTAAAAGATTCTACTAAACGAAGACCAACTGCAAAGCTACGTATATATTTATCCACTGCGTAA
It encodes the following:
- a CDS encoding 2-oxoglutarate (2OG) and Fe(II)-dependent oxygenase superfamily protein (2-oxoglutarate (2OG) and Fe(II)-dependent oxygenase superfamily protein; FUNCTIONS IN: oxidoreductase activity, acting on paired donors, with incorporation or reduction of molecular oxygen, 2-oxoglutarate as one donor, and incorporation of one atom each of oxygen into both donors, oxidoreductase activity; INVOLVED IN: biological_process unknown; LOCATED IN: cellular_component unknown; CONTAINS InterPro DOMAIN/s: Oxoglutarate/iron-dependent oxygenase (InterPro:IPR005123); BEST Arabidopsis thaliana protein match is: 2-oxoglutarate (2OG) and Fe(II)-dependent oxygenase superfamily protein (TAIR:AT3G60290.1); Has 8435 Blast hits to 8385 proteins in 967 species: Archae - 0; Bacteria - 1060; Metazoa - 91; Fungi - 1008; Plants - 4904; Viruses - 0; Other Eukaryotes - 1372 (source: NCBI BLink).) — translated: MEETKMSLLDDSFTSAMTLTNSGVPQVPDRYVLPPSQRPALGSSLGTSETTLPVIDLSLLHQPFLRSLAIHEISMACKEFGFFQVINHGIPSSVVNDALDAATQFFDLPVEEKMLLVSANVHEPVRYGTSLNHSTDRVHYWRDFIKHYSHPLSKWIDMWPSNPPCYKDKVGKYAEATHLLHKQLIEAISESLGLEKNYLQEEIEEGSQVMAVNCYPACPEPEMALGMPPHSDFSSLTILLQSSKGLQIMDCNKNWVCVPYIEGALIVQLGDQVEVMSNGIYKSVIHRVTVNKEVKRLSFASLHSLPLHKKISPAPKLVNPNNAPAYGEFSFNDFLNYISSNDFIQERFIDTIKKSSS